Proteins encoded by one window of Clostridium cagae:
- the rpe gene encoding ribulose-phosphate 3-epimerase, which yields MVKIAPSILSADFSKLGEDVERIDKAGAEFIHIDVMDGSFVPNISFGFPIIKSIRNKTEKIFDVHLMIENPSKYIDDFIEAGADLITVHYEADRHIDRTIQYIKSKGKKAAIALNPGTPTMVLKDLISQLDMVLIMSVNPGFGGQKFIPYSLEKIKEVKEMSKHSNPSLLIQVDGGVDLSNISEVVEAGANVIVAGSAVFKGGNIEENIEALRR from the coding sequence ATGGTAAAAATAGCACCATCAATATTATCAGCAGATTTTTCAAAGTTAGGAGAGGACGTAGAAAGAATAGATAAAGCAGGAGCAGAGTTTATTCATATAGACGTTATGGATGGATCTTTTGTTCCTAACATATCATTCGGATTTCCAATCATCAAATCAATAAGAAATAAAACTGAAAAGATTTTTGATGTTCATTTAATGATAGAAAATCCATCAAAATATATAGATGATTTTATAGAAGCTGGAGCTGATTTAATAACGGTTCACTATGAAGCAGATAGACACATAGATAGAACAATTCAATATATTAAATCAAAAGGTAAAAAAGCAGCAATAGCTTTAAATCCGGGTACTCCAACTATGGTTTTAAAAGATTTAATATCTCAATTAGATATGGTTTTAATAATGTCTGTTAATCCTGGATTTGGAGGACAAAAATTTATACCATATTCATTAGAAAAAATTAAAGAAGTGAAGGAAATGAGTAAACATTCAAATCCATCATTATTAATACAAGTAGATGGAGGTGTTGATTTAAGCAATATTAGCGAAGTTGTAGAAGCTGGTGCTAATGTAATAGTTGCTGGATCAGCAGTATTTAAAGGAGGAAATATAGAAGAAAATATAGAAGCTTTAAGGAGATAA
- the rsgA gene encoding ribosome small subunit-dependent GTPase A, producing the protein MKGKIIKGIAGFYYVKVEENLIECKARGKFRHKDVKPMVGDNVVIQVENGKGVIESIEKRSSELLRPAVANISLAFVVFAIKSPDINFDLLNKFLVLCEYNHIEAIVCLNKVDLVSEEERENVKKRINDIGYEVLYINAKEGLGTDILKEKINGNITVLCGPSGAGKSTLINKLTNKEHMLTGIVSEKIGRGKHTTRHSELIEVSNGYIVDTPGFSTLEIKELMNKEDLKYCFPEFEEHNESCKYRGCLHNKEPKCTVKQAVEEGKINKYRYEFYIKTLEEIIEGEKNKW; encoded by the coding sequence ATGAAAGGAAAAATAATAAAAGGTATAGCTGGATTTTATTATGTAAAAGTGGAAGAAAATTTAATAGAATGTAAAGCACGAGGAAAGTTTAGACACAAAGATGTTAAACCAATGGTTGGAGACAATGTAGTAATACAGGTTGAAAACGGTAAGGGTGTTATTGAATCTATAGAAAAAAGAAGTTCTGAATTACTTAGACCAGCTGTAGCTAATATTTCATTAGCTTTTGTGGTATTTGCAATTAAAAGTCCTGATATAAATTTTGATTTATTAAATAAATTTTTAGTGTTATGTGAATATAATCATATAGAAGCAATTGTTTGTTTAAATAAAGTAGATTTAGTTTCAGAAGAAGAAAGAGAAAATGTTAAAAAAAGAATTAACGATATAGGATATGAAGTTTTGTACATAAATGCAAAAGAAGGATTAGGAACAGATATACTTAAAGAAAAAATTAACGGTAATATAACAGTATTATGTGGTCCATCTGGAGCAGGTAAATCTACATTGATAAATAAGCTTACAAATAAAGAACATATGCTTACTGGAATCGTAAGTGAGAAAATTGGGAGAGGTAAACATACTACAAGACATAGTGAACTTATAGAAGTTTCAAATGGATATATAGTTGATACCCCTGGATTTTCAACTTTAGAAATAAAAGAACTTATGAATAAAGAAGATCTTAAGTATTGTTTTCCGGAATTTGAAGAGCATAACGAAAGTTGTAAGTACAGAGGATGCCTACACAATAAAGAACCTAAATGTACTGTAAAGCAAGCTGTTGAAGAAGGTAAAATTAATAAGTATAGATATGAATTTTATATAAAAACATTAGAAGAAATAATAGAGGGGGAAAAAAATAAATGGTAA
- a CDS encoding Asp23/Gls24 family envelope stress response protein, protein MVGFSNENGNINYSEEVLAKIVGLSTMECYGVVGMVSKNATDGFWELMRVENLSKGVKLKLIETDRLQIELFVMVEYGTKISVIANNIIQKVRYSVENYTGLKVSSITVNVQAVRV, encoded by the coding sequence ATGGTTGGATTTTCAAATGAAAATGGTAATATAAATTATTCTGAAGAAGTCTTAGCTAAGATTGTTGGGTTATCAACAATGGAATGTTATGGAGTTGTTGGCATGGTTTCTAAAAATGCTACTGATGGTTTTTGGGAACTTATGCGTGTAGAAAATTTAAGTAAAGGTGTAAAACTAAAACTTATAGAAACAGATAGATTACAAATTGAATTATTTGTTATGGTTGAATATGGAACTAAAATATCTGTTATAGCTAACAACATAATTCAAAAAGTTCGTTATAGCGTTGAAAATTACACAGGATTAAAAGTTTCATCAATAACTGTAAATGTTCAAGCGGTAAGAGTCTAG
- a CDS encoding thiamine diphosphokinase has product MKVMIVSGGNTPSEKLINQYTEKVDFIIAADKGGEYLLKYNIIPNLLIGDFDSMSKESLNTLKKVVKEVLKFPPEKDYTDTEMALMEAVKRGGKKIYLLGATGTRMDHTLGNIGLLLSYKKKGIDLEIIDNNNKVYLAKNKMILNGERGENISFHSLSDTVKNFKVTGAKYNIPNGKDINLLDPRAICNEFLDTCINIEYDKGEILILHSID; this is encoded by the coding sequence ATGAAAGTTATGATTGTAAGTGGGGGAAATACACCATCAGAAAAACTAATAAATCAATATACTGAAAAGGTTGATTTTATAATAGCTGCTGATAAAGGTGGAGAATATCTTCTTAAATATAATATCATTCCTAATTTGCTCATTGGAGATTTTGATTCGATGAGCAAAGAAAGCTTAAATACTTTAAAGAAGGTAGTAAAAGAAGTATTGAAATTCCCACCAGAAAAAGATTATACAGATACAGAAATGGCTCTAATGGAAGCTGTAAAAAGAGGTGGGAAAAAGATCTATTTATTAGGTGCTACTGGTACTAGAATGGATCATACATTAGGTAATATAGGGTTACTTTTATCATATAAGAAAAAGGGCATAGATTTAGAAATAATAGACAATAATAATAAAGTATATTTAGCTAAGAATAAAATGATTTTAAATGGTGAAAGAGGTGAAAATATTTCTTTTCATTCATTATCTGATACTGTTAAAAATTTCAAAGTTACAGGCGCTAAATATAATATACCAAATGGAAAAGATATAAATTTATTAGACCCAAGGGCAATATGCAATGAATTTTTAGATACTTGTATAAATATAGAATATGATAAAGGTGAGATATTAATATTACATTCGATTGATTAA
- the rpmB gene encoding 50S ribosomal protein L28 has protein sequence MARRCEICDKGVVAGVQFSHSHRQSKRTWAPNIKKIKALVNGTPKTVRVCTRCLRSGKVQRAI, from the coding sequence GTGGCAAGAAGATGCGAAATTTGTGATAAAGGCGTTGTAGCAGGTGTACAATTCAGCCATTCACATCGTCAATCAAAGAGAACTTGGGCTCCTAACATAAAGAAAATAAAGGCTTTAGTTAATGGAACACCAAAAACTGTTCGTGTATGTACAAGATGCCTTAGATCTGGTAAGGTTCAAAGAGCAATATAG